From one Shewanella sp. GD04112 genomic stretch:
- a CDS encoding diguanylate cyclase, translating to MLQTEQTLFEQMRITELEIDFRKSLFSFTLADVRALQSFKPVIEENIDKIVDDFYGLQTSVSEIALLIGDSDTLARLRTAQRRYVLDLFNGVYDLEYVNNRLRIGLVHKRIGVEPKLYLSAVHTLKELIYAEINNSVADDLQNERIRVAIDKLVLFDVTLVFDTYIRSLVSEIENAKDKAERYAQSMESKVKERTQQLEELSQTDPLTGLLNVRHLQEIGTRILRAAQRRAEPVSVIYLDVDDFKSFNDTQGHRSGDEVLCAVAQAIKESTRVEDHSFRYGGDEFCIIMPNCREDQARDNFIERFNQNIKLHLNNISLSYGIVDTGPYDYDDANTLIHKADQKMYSYKRAAKLQQQGSVSMAANDIKSDMPQSASQVGTPQAAITPIIVHSIQQPQGINKVAE from the coding sequence ATGCTGCAAACGGAACAAACGCTTTTCGAACAAATGCGGATCACTGAGCTTGAGATTGATTTTCGCAAGTCCTTGTTCTCTTTTACCTTAGCCGATGTCAGAGCACTGCAATCCTTCAAACCTGTGATTGAAGAGAACATAGACAAAATCGTTGATGACTTTTACGGTCTACAAACCAGTGTGTCCGAGATTGCTCTGCTGATCGGTGACTCCGATACCCTCGCTCGTTTACGTACCGCCCAGAGACGCTATGTGCTCGACCTGTTTAATGGAGTGTACGATTTAGAGTACGTTAACAACCGCCTGCGGATTGGCTTAGTACACAAGCGTATCGGCGTTGAACCTAAACTCTACCTCTCTGCCGTTCATACACTAAAAGAGTTGATTTATGCCGAGATAAATAACTCGGTTGCTGATGACTTGCAAAATGAACGCATTCGAGTCGCCATAGATAAACTTGTTCTCTTCGACGTCACCCTCGTTTTCGATACCTATATTCGAAGCCTAGTATCTGAAATTGAGAACGCTAAAGACAAGGCTGAACGTTACGCACAGAGCATGGAAAGCAAAGTCAAAGAACGCACACAACAGCTCGAAGAATTATCTCAAACCGACCCGTTAACGGGGCTATTAAATGTGCGACATCTACAAGAAATTGGCACTCGGATTTTAAGAGCAGCGCAGAGACGAGCCGAGCCGGTTAGCGTAATCTACTTAGATGTTGATGACTTTAAATCCTTTAATGATACCCAAGGCCACCGCTCTGGAGATGAAGTGCTTTGCGCCGTCGCGCAGGCCATCAAAGAAAGCACCCGCGTAGAGGACCATAGTTTTCGATATGGTGGTGATGAATTCTGCATCATCATGCCCAATTGTCGAGAAGACCAAGCCAGAGACAACTTTATCGAGCGCTTTAATCAAAACATTAAACTGCACCTAAACAACATCTCCCTCAGTTACGGTATTGTTGATACAGGCCCCTATGATTATGATGATGCCAATACCTTGATCCATAAAGCGGATCAAAAAATGTATAGCTATAAACGTGCTGCCAAGTTGCAGCAGCAAGGCTCAGTGTCGATGGCGGCAAATGATATAAAATCCGATATGCCTCAGTCCGCTTCTCAAGTGGGAACACCCCAAGCAGCAATTACGCCAATCATAGTGCATAGCATTCAACAACCTCAGGGAATAAACAAAGTTGCCGAGTAA
- a CDS encoding MOSC domain-containing protein, producing MPKLVAIAYKTVKSGPMNEVLCANVTQHSGVEKDVFGRPGKRQVTVLSLQQWQIACQSIDANLPWTTRRANLLVDGYSFGAADVGKLLRIGDLCLEVTGETDPCKKMEQAHAGLESALTPDWRGGVTCRVINDAMIHIGDAVTLD from the coding sequence ATGCCGAAACTAGTTGCTATCGCCTACAAAACGGTTAAAAGCGGGCCAATGAACGAAGTGCTGTGCGCGAATGTCACTCAGCACAGCGGCGTCGAAAAAGATGTATTTGGTCGCCCGGGTAAACGGCAAGTCACGGTACTGTCGCTGCAGCAGTGGCAAATAGCTTGTCAGAGCATAGATGCAAATTTACCTTGGACGACTCGCCGAGCAAACCTATTGGTCGATGGATATAGTTTTGGGGCAGCGGATGTTGGCAAGCTGCTCCGCATTGGTGATCTCTGCCTCGAAGTGACTGGTGAAACCGATCCCTGCAAGAAGATGGAACAGGCTCATGCTGGCTTGGAATCCGCGCTTACTCCCGATTGGCGCGGCGGCGTCACCTGCCGTGTCATCAATGACGCCATGATCCACATCGGCGATGCCGTTACATTAGACTAA
- the tusA gene encoding sulfurtransferase TusA encodes MNDVFSTAQHKLDALGLRCPEPVMMVRKTVRQMAQGETLLIIADDPATTRDIPSFCEFMDHTLVASETSQTPYQYLIKKGL; translated from the coding sequence ATGAACGACGTTTTCTCAACCGCACAACACAAACTGGATGCTCTTGGTTTACGCTGCCCAGAGCCGGTAATGATGGTGCGAAAGACGGTAAGACAAATGGCACAAGGTGAAACCTTGTTAATCATCGCAGATGATCCTGCGACTACACGTGATATTCCCAGCTTTTGTGAGTTTATGGACCACACACTGGTCGCCAGTGAAACCAGCCAAACACCCTATCAATATTTGATTAAAAAGGGACTCTAA